Below is a genomic region from Roseovarius arcticus.
GCGCGGGGGCTAGCACGTATGCGCCCGTCTCTATCGCGCGGGCGCGCAGCAAGGTGTGCCAATGCGCAGCGCCCGTTACAGGCGAAAACGCGGATGGCACGGTGAGTATTCCAGCGCCGTTCTGCGCCAAATTGCGGTAGAGGTGCGGAAAACGGACGTCGTAGCAAATGGTCATGCCCATGCGGCCCCAAGGCGTGTCCGCCAAAACCGCCTGAGCGCCGGGGCGATAGCCTGCTGATTCCCGATAGCTTTCGGTGTCGCTGATCGTAACGTCGAACATGTGTATCTTGTCATAGCGCGCCTTGATACCACCATCCGGTCCGATCAGGAACGAGCGGTTGGCAAACCGCCCGTCCGCATCGCCCGTTTTTATGCAGAGCGATCCGATCAGCAGCCAGATGCCCCGCGACGCCGCCAGATCGCAAAGCGCGGCGAGGGTGATGTCATCCTCCTCGCGCGTCAGCACTTCTTGCTGCCGCGCGCGGCTGGCCGAAACGCAATTGGTCACTTCAGGCGTAAGGATCAGCTGCGCCCCGGCATCTGCCGCGCGATGCACCAGAGCCGCTGTTACAGCGAGGTTGGCGGCAGGATCATCGCTGCTGCACAACTGGATTAGCGCGGCCTTCATGCCGCTAGCAGCGCGTCCAGCTTATTAGCGCGCTCCAGCGCATACAGCTCATCGCAGCCGCCGATATGGATATCACCTACAAAGATTTGCGGCACGGTGCGACCGCCTTCGGCGCGCTTTGTCATTTCGGCCCGCTTTGCTGGCTGCGCGGCAATGTCGATCTCGGTGAAAGTGACGCCTTTCTGCGACAGCAACCGCTTGGCCGCGTGGCAAAAACCGCAGAGCGGCGAGGTGTAGATGTCGACAGGCTTCATGGGCGGCGTTCCTTAAATTCAGATGGTCCCCCTGAATTTAGGCATCCTTGGCCGCGCGCGCCAGTACCAGAATGTCTACATTCGCCGCGCCGGCCGCGCGGCACGCCTCTGCGGCGGCGGCGAGGGTCGCGCCCGAGGTCATGACGTCGTCCACCAACAGAACGGGTCGCCCCGACAGGCGGTGGCGCCGCTTTGGGTGCACCTTGATCGTGCCCTCCATCGTGGCAAAACGGGCATCCCGGCCTAGTCCGCCCAAGGATGGCGTAGCACGCGGACGGACCAACAAATCGGGGCACACGGCGCGATCTACCTCGCGGGCCAGCGCATGCGCCAGCAGCGCCGATTGATTAT
It encodes:
- the grxC gene encoding glutaredoxin 3; the protein is MKPVDIYTSPLCGFCHAAKRLLSQKGVTFTEIDIAAQPAKRAEMTKRAEGGRTVPQIFVGDIHIGGCDELYALERANKLDALLAA
- a CDS encoding carbon-nitrogen hydrolase family protein; amino-acid sequence: MKAALIQLCSSDDPAANLAVTAALVHRAADAGAQLILTPEVTNCVSASRARQQEVLTREEDDITLAALCDLAASRGIWLLIGSLCIKTGDADGRFANRSFLIGPDGGIKARYDKIHMFDVTISDTESYRESAGYRPGAQAVLADTPWGRMGMTICYDVRFPHLYRNLAQNGAGILTVPSAFSPVTGAAHWHTLLRARAIETGAYVLAPAQTGTHAASAGKPRQTFGHSLAVSPWGEVLADGGTEPGVIYVDLDMNEVAQARQRIPAMMHDPTFGGP